The DNA window TTGCTTTTTATCCCATGGCAAAGCGCTCGCATCTAAGGTAACTAGCCGCGATCCATCAGCAACCGATCCATATCGTGAATTTGTTGTATATTTATCATTCCCAGCCCAGTACGTATATGACACAATTGGGTGCTTGCCGCTTTTACTACGGGTCGCTAAAACATAATAGAAATCATCTGACTTATTTCCCATTTGAAGTGGGCGATAAGTGATTGAAGTCTGTGTTTGGTGGTGATTATTAATATCAACTGGGCGGAAAAATGTGAGATATGACATCCCCCCGAGCCAACCTAACGAGACAACTAATAAGATCACATAACAGATCACTAAATTTAATTTAAATACTTTTTTTGTCTTCGCAATCAGCATTAATTGTTTAACACGGATATAGTGGATTACATAACAAAAAAAGGTAATTGCACATATCCACGATAGCCATCCTAGCCAATTCCAACTCATAATTTTCAATACTCCATTCTCTAAATTATTTACTATGATTATCACACAAATTGATTCACTTGTCGTTAAATCTTAATAACAAACAAATAAATTTAATAAAATAACTACAAGGATAAGTTCAAACTGTGCTAAACTAATTTTTGGTAACAAACTGTGTCTTGATTTAGAATAAGAGATAAGGTTAGTATTATTTAATAATATACCTACTAAGGAGGAATGTTTTCATGGACAATTTGAGTGAGCTTGCTCAAGAATTGATTAATTTTGAGTGCGAAAATGACTTAAATGATAATGAAGTTGCTTTCGGCAGTCATTTATCTGTTGAACGAATTCACGAAATTAAATCATCCAATACCCCAGTAACTTCAGAGGAAGTCGAATTGCTTCAACGGTTCATGCAAAGTAAGTAACATAACCATTCATGCCATTGTGGCAAAATCAAAATTTAATACCTTCTAAAGCAGAACTAATAATATTTCTCTGCTCTAATCTAAAAAGGGACCTAAAAGAAAACATCACTTTCTTCTAGGTCCTTTTTCTGTTTATTGTGGTTGATAGAATTCAACTGGAATAAGTTTAGTTTCTATTTCTTCATGAGGTGTTTCTATTCGTTTCATTAAAGTTTCAATTAATTCTTGTGCCAATAATGGAATTGGTTGAATTACTGTTGGAAGGTAGGGCGCTACTTTCCGAATTAATCGTGAACCATCATAACCTGTAATGAAAAAGTCTTTATTTATTTGCTTTCCTGCCTGGTAGTAAAGATTGCTAATCGTTAACGCTTGAACGTCATTAGAAGCCAGCACTCCATCATAATTACCAGGGAACGTAGCCTCAAGATCCAAATGTTGGAGAGCTAAAGGTTCAAAATCTCGTTTCTGTTTATTCAAAAAATCAAGTGCCCCTTGAATCCGATTGATGGTAGGTGAAACAGATGTATCTTCATCCACAATTACTGCCAAGTGTTTTACATCATGTTCTACCAAATACTTCGCTGCTAATTCACCCCCGTGGTAACTATCAGCTGCAACAATCGGAATATTGTCAGCAAGGTATCTGTCAAAAGAAACAATAGGAGCAGTAAGTTGATGATATTCCTCTATCCCCAGATTATGAGAACCCGAAATAATCCCATCCACTTGATTTGCCATCAACATATTTAAATATTCATGCTCTATTTCCGGATTTTGTGCCGATGATGCAATAATTGTTTTATAACCCTTCTTAAATAATTCATGTTCAAGCTCATTTGCTAATTCTGCAAAAAATGGATTAATTAAATTAGGAAAAATCAAGCCAACAAACTTAGATGGTTTCCCCTGCATCGCCCGTGCCAAGGCATTTGGTTGGTAATTCAACTCTCGCATCGCCGCATGGACCTTATCAATCGTCTTTTGACTTAAAGAACCATAACTATTGATTACTCTTGAAACAGTAGTTACTGAGACCCCCGCTAATTGAGCAACATCTTTTAACTTAGCAACCATTCTAAAACTCCTTGATTAATTTCGTTTAAGTTATTCCATTATTATAGCTCACCATATTTGAACAATCGACGGTTACTTTTAAATATAATTTTAATCGCTATTTTTACAAAAATAAGTTTTATTACATATGTTTATTTTATCATCTATCTAAAAATATTTTTCATTTGATAAAGCATATTTTGTGAAGATGATAATTATTGATTTTATGATATTTTCTCCCCAGTTTTAAAGGATTTCACTTGCTTTTTTACCTTCCCGAAATGTCAATTTAAGTTAGAAAGAAAATAGTTGCTCATCAGTGACGTAAGACATGAATACTTCATATGGAGTTCGATAGCCTAGTGATTTACGGGGCAGGTTATTTCGCTTACTCATCAGTTGGGTTACCAATTCATCAGGAAGATTGTGGAAATCTAGCTGTTTCGTTAAGCCATCCCGGCGTAAAAGACCGTTGTTGTTTTCGTTCAGCCCTCGTTGATTGGGAGCACCAACCTCGGCAAAGTAAGTGTGAAGGTCAAATTGATTGGCAATCTCGCGCCAGCCGGCGAATTCTTTTCCGTTGTCAAAGGTAATCGATTTGAAGAAGTGCCGCGGGAATTTCCGAAGCCACTGACTTAAGTGTTGGTTAATCGCATCAGCCGTCTTTTCGTGCACATTGAGTACAATTTCGACCTTCGATTGGCGTTCGGTCAGGGTCATTACCGCCCCTTGGTGCTTTTTGCCTTGGACGGTATCAGCTTCAAGGTGCCCAAATTCAGTGGCATAGTGCGGAAAGTCCTTGGCACGCTCGTGAATACTTCGCCCCAATTGGCCAGCCTTCCCACGGCGCTCGACATAGCCATTCGGGTGCCGCTTACCTCGCATCGGCAAGGAACGGACATCGAAGCCGAACTGGCCACGTTCAAACATCCGGTAAAGAGTTCGCCGGTTACAACTAATTGGGCGCTCAGCGCGCCCAATAATGGTATCAGGCGTCCACCCCTGGGCAATTTTGTCGTTGATATAAGTGAGTTCAGCCAGTGACAACTGAGTACGTTTTCGGCCACAACGTTGCTTATTGCGCATATAGTGATCTTGATAATCAGCAATTGAGGCACCGGTTTCCAGGTAACGATAAACGCGATAAACGGTTTCGGCGCAACGTTTGATCATTTGGGCCACTCGGTACGCTTTAAGCTTTTGCACGAAAGAATAGGCGATGATTGTCAGCTCGTTTGTGGTAAGATGGGTGTAAGTCATTTGTGGTTTCCTTTCTTTTGTTTAGGGGTATTTAAAAGTCTACCACAAATGGCTTTTCTATTTTTCTAACTTAATTTTACAAACGGCGCTTCAAATTAAATTGACGCTAAAGAGAATTAATGCTAGTTTATAGGTAGTTGAATCTTTAGAACTTCTTAAACTTTTTGACCTTTTTCATATTATTTTAATTTATGAAATGATTAATAAGCCACTTTTAGGATTAAGGTTTAGGAATTTCAAATATAACTTAAGGAGTCACTGCCAATGAATCGTCAATCTAATAATGATCCATCAACCCATTTTAAGATGTACAAAAGCGGAAAAAAATGGGTCTTCGCTGGATTAACTGCTGTTACCTTATTAACTGCTAGCGGCGCTGTTGCTCACGCTGATGATGCTTCAGTTTCTTCTGCAGAACCTGCCGCCACTACTGCCAATACACAAAATAATACAAATAGCGCCTCAACAGAAAATAGCGCTGCTTCTAATGCTAGTCAAGCTGTCGGTAGCCAAGCCGCTGCTACTTCAGCCTCAGCACAATCTACTGAAGCTAAACAAGCTGCTCCTGCTGCTCCAAAGGCTGCTAGTGTCGCTGCTGCACCGCAAGAGAACTCCACAACGGATTTAAGCACTCTCCATTTCAGTAATAACGCTTCACAACAAGCATTCATCCAAAGTGTTGCTCCTGGTGCAATCCAAGGATGGAATGAATACAAGGTTCTCCCTTCAATTACAGTTGCCCAGGCTATCGTTGAAAGCGGTTGGGGCCGTTCAGCCTTATCAACCCAAGCCCATAACCTATTTGGAATTAAGGGTTCCTATAATGGAAATTCAGTTGTAATGCGTACGCGAGAAGTTTATGGTGGCCGGAGCGTTTACGTTAACGCCAATTTCCGGGCCTATGCTAATAACTCCGAATCAGTTACTGATCATGGTCGCTTTCTCAACGTAAATAGTCGTTACCGTAACTTACTTGGCGACACTAACTATGCATCTGTTGCAAATAAGCTTCGGCAAGACGGCTATGCTACCGATCCAAACTATGCTAGTACCTTAATTCGTTTTGTTCAAACTTATAACTTAAACCAGTTAGATGCCGTTGCCCTTTCTGGTAAAGTTGT is part of the Limosilactobacillus reuteri genome and encodes:
- a CDS encoding LVIS_2131 family protein, encoding MSWNWLGWLSWICAITFFCYVIHYIRVKQLMLIAKTKKVFKLNLVICYVILLVVSLGWLGGMSYLTFFRPVDINNHHQTQTSITYRPLQMGNKSDDFYYVLATRSKSGKHPIVSYTYWAGNDKYTTNSRYGSVADGSRLVTLDASALPWDKKQLEKEDAKTGHAFAAVMDVKYKNTVINGLGLKANHSAVTYTLLRVPSSDMVFER
- a CDS encoding LBP_cg2779 family protein, producing the protein MDNLSELAQELINFECENDLNDNEVAFGSHLSVERIHEIKSSNTPVTSEEVELLQRFMQSK
- a CDS encoding LacI family DNA-binding transcriptional regulator, coding for MVAKLKDVAQLAGVSVTTVSRVINSYGSLSQKTIDKVHAAMRELNYQPNALARAMQGKPSKFVGLIFPNLINPFFAELANELEHELFKKGYKTIIASSAQNPEIEHEYLNMLMANQVDGIISGSHNLGIEEYHQLTAPIVSFDRYLADNIPIVAADSYHGGELAAKYLVEHDVKHLAVIVDEDTSVSPTINRIQGALDFLNKQKRDFEPLALQHLDLEATFPGNYDGVLASNDVQALTISNLYYQAGKQINKDFFITGYDGSRLIRKVAPYLPTVIQPIPLLAQELIETLMKRIETPHEEIETKLIPVEFYQPQ
- a CDS encoding IS30 family transposase; translated protein: MTYTHLTTNELTIIAYSFVQKLKAYRVAQMIKRCAETVYRVYRYLETGASIADYQDHYMRNKQRCGRKRTQLSLAELTYINDKIAQGWTPDTIIGRAERPISCNRRTLYRMFERGQFGFDVRSLPMRGKRHPNGYVERRGKAGQLGRSIHERAKDFPHYATEFGHLEADTVQGKKHQGAVMTLTERQSKVEIVLNVHEKTADAINQHLSQWLRKFPRHFFKSITFDNGKEFAGWREIANQFDLHTYFAEVGAPNQRGLNENNNGLLRRDGLTKQLDFHNLPDELVTQLMSKRNNLPRKSLGYRTPYEVFMSYVTDEQLFSF
- a CDS encoding LysM peptidoglycan-binding domain-containing protein; amino-acid sequence: MNRQSNNDPSTHFKMYKSGKKWVFAGLTAVTLLTASGAVAHADDASVSSAEPAATTANTQNNTNSASTENSAASNASQAVGSQAAATSASAQSTEAKQAAPAAPKAASVAAAPQENSTTDLSTLHFSNNASQQAFIQSVAPGAIQGWNEYKVLPSITVAQAIVESGWGRSALSTQAHNLFGIKGSYNGNSVVMRTREVYGGRSVYVNANFRAYANNSESVTDHGRFLNVNSRYRNLLGDTNYASVANKLRQDGYATDPNYASTLIRFVQTYNLNQLDAVALSGKVVTNKQTESAQTPETNVTVSNTGYYTVKGGDTLSRIAGQFNTTVNKLATLNDIHNVNRIYIGQRLLVRQPAAEQPQQQTTPKQTETNTTTNSNTYTVKSGDTLSQIAGKFNTTYTQLAQLNHISNPNVIHVGQVLTLHQTTAQNTTTNHQESQQIKQVTTSANGTYTVKSGDTLSQIATRFNTTTSALASTNHISNPNLIEVGQQLQINNSASTQKNTSHYSTTNHGNYVVQSGDSLSKIAAYHGLNWRSIAAKNNIQSPYTIFVGQRLSL